From the Terriglobales bacterium genome, the window AGCGGCCACAGCGAGTTGATCCCGCCCAGCGGGTCTTTCACCCCCTGCCAGAGGAAGTAGCCCCACACCCCCACCACCAGCGCGCTGGTGATCAGGATGCTGGGATACCAACTGGTGCGGCCCAGCGGCTTCCACAGGTGACCCAAGCCGTCTTGCAGCATGAAGCGCCCCACGCGCGTGCCCGCGTCCAGGATGGTCAGAATGAAGAGCGCTTCGAACATGATGGCGAAGTGGTACCACATGCCCATCAATTCGCCGCCCAGGCTGCGGGAGAAGATATGCGCCATGCCCACGGCGAAGGCGGGGGCGCCGCCGGTGCGGTTGTAGAGCGACTTCTCGCCCACCGCCCGGGCCAGGCTGTCCATCTCGTCGGCGGTGATGGGGAATCCCCAGGCGCTGATGGTGGAGGTGGCGGCCGCCGGCGCCTGTCCCACGATGCCCGCCGGACTGTTGATGGCGAAATACGTCCCGGGAGTGACCACGCAGGCGGCGATCATGGCCATGACGGCCACCAGCGACTCGCAGGCCATGGCGCCGTAGCCGATCATCCGGGTCTCGCTCTCGCGCGTGACCAGCTTGGGGGTGGTGCCGCTGGAGATCAGCGAATGGAAGCCGCTCACCGCCCCGCAGGCGATGGTGATGAAGGCGAAAGGAAAGATGGTGCCTGCGAAGACCGGCCCGCTGCCGTCCACGAAACGGGTGAGCGCGGGCATGTGCAACTGCGGGCGCGCCGCCACGATGCCCACCGCCAGGATCCCAATGGTCCCCAGCTTGACGAAGGTGCTGAGATAGTCGCGCGGCGCCAGCAGCAGCCACACCGGCAGGGCCGAGGCCAGGAAGCCATAAAGGATGATGAGCACCGCCAGCGTGGCGGCGCTCAGGGTGAACCAGGCGCCGA encodes:
- a CDS encoding carbon starvation CstA family protein — protein: TFTIAMTMPIAVLMGIYLRRLRPGKVLETSVLGFVLVLAAVWGGGLVARSATLGAWFTLSAATLAVLIILYGFLASALPVWLLLAPRDYLSTFVKLGTIGILAVGIVAARPQLHMPALTRFVDGSGPVFAGTIFPFAFITIACGAVSGFHSLISSGTTPKLVTRESETRMIGYGAMACESLVAVMAMIAACVVTPGTYFAINSPAGIVGQAPAAATSTISAWGFPITADEMDSLARAVGEKSLYNRTGGAPAFAVGMAHIFSRSLGGELMGMWYHFAIMFEALFILTILDAGTRVGRFMLQDGLGHLWKPLGRTSWYPSILITSALVVGVWGYFLWQGVKDPLGGINSLWPLFGIANQLLAAVALCVATTIVIKSKRARYAWVTMLPLAWLVLVTFTASWQKMFHPNPRIGFLAHANLLAAEAPSTAARAHEVARLIFNDRLDAAMTGVLLALVALIVLESALEWVRVLSGRKAATIKETPFVPTRLLPEEAG